In Nitrospira sp., the genomic window CGGGAAGAGTCTCATTATCACCAGTACGCGCCCGGACATGGGCTCGCGGGGCGGACATGATATGTGGATTTCCTACCAGAATCCCAATGGCGAATGGCAAGAGCCATTGAACCTCGGTGATACGATCAATACGGCCGGCGAAGATATGTGTTGGATCTTTACCCCGGATGGTAAGACGTTCACGGGTAGTTGGGGCCCTCGTGATTCCTACAACCACGACTTGATGTGGGTAAAGAAAGATGATGTTCCGCTGTTGAAAAACTTTGAGCCGATCGGACCACCGCCGAATCTGCTCGCCACCAGCAAAAAGAAATTCAACGATATAAAATAATTGGCGGACGCTGGAAGGCACCCATAGTAGGACAGGTCAACGGGTGCGCATTAGTGGATTCGAAGCGTAGCGGATTGGTGATGACGACTTGATCGCCGAATCACTCGGCAGCTTCGACGCTGCTGACCTTGAACGTCAAATCGAGCATGGAGTAGATTGCAAGTGACCCACCGGGCTTGACGTTCTGTTTCCCGGCGAGGTGAATGATGTGGTCTACGACCATAGGGTAGTCAGATTACTTCAGTTTTGCTGTTTGAGGTGTTTTGCCTGTTCTGGTGCTTTCGGATTGGGATTAGTATGAGGGTGCACTGCTAGTTTCGCGAGAACCGGCTGAGCTGCTGTAATCCTGTGTTCGACAGCCCGGGTCAACCACCGGCGAGCCTCATCCGTACTTCTTGTGACTCCGCGCCCGTAGGCGTACATCACCCCGAGAACGTACATCGCTTGTCCATTGCCGGTCTCCGCCAGGTGGTGGAGACCGGGAGAAGCTTTCTTGTACCAACTGACTGATTCTGGGGTCTGTCGCCCGCCATGCTGTGCATAATAACGTCCGAGACGATACTGGGCAAAGGCATCGCCCTGTTCCGCCAGGCGAGCGTCGATGTCTGACTCTTGAACAGGTCTTGAGGTCGATGAGCTTACTGTCGATTGTTTGTTAGCTGATGATGCAATATTGAGGTCAATGGGATGGTTGATTAGCTCGGAGGACTTGGGTGTTGAGTTTTGACTCTGATGGAGTTGTGGCGTGAGTCGATCGGCTACGTGAACATCGCGATTCTGGATATGTGCTGGTGTGGAGGCCGGCATATGTGATGCTATGTTTTCGTTAGTTGGAGATACCGCGCTGTGGTCAGCTGGGCGGTTGGCCGGCTCGGAGGATTGAGGCGTTAAGTCTTGGCTGTGTGTGCTGTGGGGCGTGTGCTGATCAGGATCAAGGGGAGGGGAAGGTGGAGGATTGTTAGATTCAGCCAGGCCTTCAGCCTGTGAGAGGGGCGTCAGGCTGAAGGCGTTCTGATTTGGTAACGGTTCCGTTGCTGATTGCGGTTGGCCACATTTTTCAGCCAGGCCATTCGAGCCTTCCTGTGCGACGCCTGGTTGACAGTTCGCCCTGTCGTCGGAGACCAGAGGCCATACGCCTAGTGTCGACGCACCCCAGACGAGCGCGACGATGAACAACGCACAAAGGAGCAGTCGGCGCCTCAAGATCGTGCGATCGCTGGGTGGCACTAGAACGAGTCCAGGATAGCCTTTCTTGGCCATGCCTTCTCCCGAGGGAATCCTTGGTCGGAGTATATCAGTGTGTCGGAACGCTGTCTCGCGCACTCTGGCAGGATGCTGAAAAAGTCCGCCAGCTTCGTTCTCGCATCGCTCAGAGGCTCAACGTACCGAAGCGTACGCCTCGCCTCTTCATTCGCTGCGGCCTTGCTGGACGTGCCTTTTTGAGCATCCTGCGTGACGCGTTTGTATCGTTTCGCTGTCCCCTCTATAGATAGCCTCTTGTCCTCTCTAACTTCAAGCTCTTATAGTACAGACGAGAGTGGGTGTCATTGCCACCGAGGAAAGCGAGAGAATCATGCCGTCAACTGATAACCCCTTTGCCATCGTAGACATCAACGGTCCGTTTCGTGAGCCGCGAGAGCAGGTCTTTTCCTACGACTATTCGATTCAACGATCCACCTGGGCGACGCCACATGGCGTACGCGTGAAGGTCTCAATACCGGATGAACTGGAGGTGCTGAAGCGTCGTCTCGTCGGAATGGCTGTCGGCTCGCCCGGCCAGCAATTGATGATGAGCAACATCCTCTCCAAAACGATTGCCGGCTGGAAGATGCAGGTGGCTGACGGGGAAGGCATGTTGACGGAACGACGTGACATGCTGCTGGAGCCATTTATCGGGCCACTGGCCCATCTGTTCCCGAAGGTCGAGGCGTTGTTTACTGCGGATCAATCGGCTGTCCGGGAAGAAGTGAGGAGACGCATCGGGATCTGACACTTTGAGGGAAAGGGTACCGACCCGAATGGCGCTTACTTAAGCTTCTTAAGATGGCCATAGTTCCGGATATCCTCTCTGGCGACCGCACGGGGTTTGATGAGGAGCGGATAGGGTTTTGGTCGTCGCTTAATGGCTCGGGGTTCAATACGGCCAGCCCGGTTGCCTACGCGCTGTTGAGAGATCAGGACCAACAAGCCATGTGGCAGCTCATCCTGCTGGATACCAGCACCATAATGCGTCCACGCGTTCCAGAGTTGCAGGGTATGTTTGAAGCTCAGCTGGCGCGGTAGCCAGTTGGTGAGCAGTGCGGCCTGAGCCATCATCATCCGAAGCAGATTGTAGGCTAACAGATGGACCCAGATCTCCTTGATGGCCATGGTTGGGGTCTGACAACTCAACTGCTCCATGCCTAAGGTGCTCTTGATGTTGCGCAGATCGAGCTCGACATGCCATCGGCTTNNNNNNNNNNNNNNNNNNNNNNNNNNNNNNNNNNNNNNNNNNNNNNNNNNNNNNNNNNNNNNNNNNNNNNNNNNNNNNNNNNNNNNNNNNNNNNNNNNNNATCGGCCTTTTGCGCGTCACCTCACCGCTGGAGCTGTTAAGTAAGTGCCATTCGGTACCGACCCGATTCGTCAAAAAATTCTTTTATAATGTTTTGAGTGAACACCTGATTCGTCGGCGAAACCAAGGGATCCCTTGTCTGGGCTGCCGGTATCATTCAAGTCGATACGGTAGTAGCCACGAACTTGCTCCATGGCCACCTCGAATGGAACGCCATTCGGATAAAGCGTCCCGGGCGCATGGGCTCCTCGTGTCAGCGTACGGATCGTATCTACTTCCGCGAGTTGCTTGTCTGAAAAGATGTAGATGTCGGCAATGGTGTGATCACCCAGTTTGTGGCCGGGTGTGGTCGAGGGAAGCAATTCACCG contains:
- a CDS encoding sel1 repeat family protein, producing the protein MAKKGYPGLVLVPPSDRTILRRRLLLCALFIVALVWGASTLGVWPLVSDDRANCQPGVAQEGSNGLAEKCGQPQSATEPLPNQNAFSLTPLSQAEGLAESNNPPPSPPLDPDQHTPHSTHSQDLTPQSSEPANRPADHSAVSPTNENIASHMPASTPAHIQNRDVHVADRLTPQLHQSQNSTPKSSELINHPIDLNIASSANKQSTVSSSTSRPVQESDIDARLAEQGDAFAQYRLGRYYAQHGGRQTPESVSWYKKASPGLHHLAETGNGQAMYVLGVMYAYGRGVTRSTDEARRWLTRAVEHRITAAQPVLAKLAVHPHTNPNPKAPEQAKHLKQQN